Within Micromonas commoda chromosome 9, complete sequence, the genomic segment tgcaaggagtgcggtgggtctcaaatctgcgagcacggtcgtatacgctctcagtgcaaggagtgcggtgggtctcaaatctgcgagcacggtcgtatacgctctcagtgcaaggagtgtggtgggtctcaaatctgcgagcacggtcgtcagcgcaaactgtgcaaggagtgcggtgggtctcaaatctgcgagcacggtcgtcagcgcaaactgtgcaaggagtgcggtgggtctcaaatctacgagcacggtcgtcagcggccttactgcaaggagtgcggtgggtctggaatctgcgagcacggtcgtcagcgccataggtgcaaggagtgcggtgggtctcaaatctgcgagcacggtcgtcagcgccatagctgcaaggagtgcggtgggggtggaatctgcgagcacggtcgtatacgctctcagtgcaaggagtgtggtgggtctcaaatctgcgagcacggtcgtcagcgcaaactgtgcaaggagtgcggtgggtctcaaatctgcgagcacggtcgtcagcggcCTTtctgcaaggagtgcggtgggtctcaaatctgcgagcacggtcgtcggcgccacaGATGTAAGGActgtcgtcgcggcgcgtgaaATCCTGGCTGCCTTCGCATGGGTGTCGGTTCCCCAAGCACCAGGTATTTGGTCAGTTTTCGCTGAAACTTCACGGAGCGGGTTTCGGTGCCCGAAAGACTGCTTCTAACAATTGCTTCTAACCCTTATTAGATATTAcctcctcttcttcgcgTTATATTACATGACACTAGTCACGTCATCGTCGCACATGACAGTCTATCATAGACGATGACCGAATCGAATCGTtcccgcgaccgcgaccgtgGCGGAGTCGTCGGGTGTCTGGTGATACaaatcgcgcccgcgtcgctgcTCACCTGGGCTTTCGAAGTTTCTTGAACCCGTCCGAGAGGAtggcctccacctcctccctgACCTGGCCGTAGCTCTCCGCGGGTCCGTGGAATCTGATGCGCTGCACCACGTAATGCCCCTCCCCGGTCTTCAGTCGCACGTCCATCCCGTTGCGGTCGATCGCGATGATCTTGGCGCGGGAGCAGTTGGGATACAGGCTCGGTATCCGCGATCGATACTCCTCGTTGACGTCGTTCAGGAGCTCCAGCGGGTTCtgcaccgcgcggtcgcaCACCTTATCCGGGGAGCAGCTCAAGTACTCGATGGGGTCCACCCACTTGACGGTTCCGTACCCTCCCACGTAGTAGACATCCTTGATATCCGTCAGCGCGTAGAGCGGAAACTCGCTGGTGCCGTAGGACATGTTCTCCTCGGAGTGCTTGGATTTGAACAGCCGCCTGGCGAGGTCCTGCTTCTCCTCGGGAACCTGACGAACCGTGCCGAACAGCGTgagcctcgccgacgcgagcccgCGCCACCCCGGCATCTCCACCACCAGCGAGCACCGCGGGTCAACCTTGATGTTCCTGGTGTGCATCGCCATCGGGGACAACGAGAAGATTGGGGTTCCCTCGGAGTCCGTGGCGAAGTCGACCAGGGAGGCCACGGGCCAACCCGCCCTCCTGTGGTCCATGGGCGCCATCGTGGTGCACAGATCGCCGAAGAGCGCCTGTTCCATCAGGTTGCGACacgacaccggcggcgtcgggagcTCGTAATGCCTTCCGGCGTTGGCCACGCTGCCGCTGAGTGGGGTGCGCAGCAGCGGGGAGGAGAAGAGGACGTTGGTGTCCGTGGTCTCGTGCTTCTCGGTCTTCATCGTCAGGGACTCGACGGACTTGACGGGGGAATCTGCGGGGGATCGTGGCGTGACGGCGCGTCAGATGGGATCGGAGTCGGCGGGTCGCGACAGATTCCGGCACAGACGGAAAATACGGTCTGGCAGAAGCAGCGATTCCGCGCGAAACAGAACCCGGGCGTTTCTCATATTTCGCCGACAACAACGTGGGCGGctgggggcggcgcgggttccgacgcgcgcgattcTCACCTGGTCCGAGCTCGATGACGTTGCTTTCAAGTTGTTGGAGAACATCGTCGATGTTCTGTCCGGGAGCGTCGGGTCgggacgcgaccgcgcggcaCTGGCGCTGCAGACGCCGTCCCTTCCGAGAGGGCGAAATCCGGAGTCCCCCTGCCATTGCCGATGGCGCGGTGTTGGTCCTCTTTGACCTCAAAC encodes:
- a CDS encoding predicted protein; this translates as MTTTKTTIWRPNVRVTLDEYGEVEDTERGEEELTKQRTKRKRAPWTKGPCEHGVKYRSKCKVCSACPHGKWHYQCKECGGSQICEHGRIRSQCKECGGSQICEHGRIRSQCKECGGSQICEHGRQRKLCKECGGSQICEHGRQRKLCKECGGSQIYEHGRQRPYCKECGGSGICEHGRQRHRCKECGGSQICEHGRQRHSCKECGGGGICEHGRIRSQCKECGGSQICEHGRQRKLCKECGGSQICEHGRQRPFCKECGGSQICEHGRRRHRCKDCRRGA
- a CDS encoding predicted protein, whose amino-acid sequence is MKTEKHETTDTNVLFSSPLLRTPLSGSVANAGRHYELPTPPVSCRNLMEQALFGDLCTTMAPMDHRRAGWPVASLVDFATDSEGTPIFSLSPMAMHTRNIKVDPRCSLVVEMPGWRGLASARLTLFGTVRQVPEEKQDLARRLFKSKHSEENMSYGTSEFPLYALTDIKDVYYVGGYGTVKWVDPIEYLSCSPDKVCDRAVQNPLELLNDVNEEYRSRIPSLYPNCSRAKIIAIDRNGMDVRLKTGEGHYVVQRIRFHGPAESYGQVREEVEAILSDGFKKLRKPR